Genomic window (Candidatus Aminicenantes bacterium):
AAACTGGCGGCGATCGTCAAGGATCATCTGCCGGGAACCGACGGCGTGGTCATCACCCACGGCACCGACACGCTGGCCTACACGGCGTCGGCCTTGTCCTTCATGCTGCAGAACATCCCCATCCCGGTCATTCTGACCGGCGCCCAGAGGCCCCTGGAAGAATTGCGCAGTGACGCGCGCAACAACCTGATCAACGCCGTCGAACTGGCCACGGCCGAGATCCCCGAGGTGGCCGTTTTTTTCGATTACAAGCTGATGCGCGGCAACCGCACCAGCAAGAATCACGTGAATTTCTTCGACGCCTTCGTGTCGCGCAATTACCCGCTGCTGGCTGAAGTCGGCGTCACCATCGAGATCTACCGGGCCAACCTGCTGCGCCGTACGGGTTCGTTCCGGCTGCGCGAGCGTTTCGACGATTCGCTGGCCGTGCTCAAACTCTTTCCGGGGTGCAACAGCGATTACTTCCAGCCGGGACCGGCCATCCGCGCCGTGCTGCTCATCGCTTTCGGGGCCGGCACCATCCCCTTGCAGTCGGGAAATCTGCCGCAGCGCATCGAGCAATGGCTCGCGGCCGGCAAGGTGGTTGTCCTGGCCAGCGAGGCCCGCGGCGGCAGGATCGAGCCGCGTTTTTACGAATCGGGGCAGCGGTTGCTGGCCATGGGGGTGATCTCCGCCGGCGACATGACCTTCGAAGCGGCGGTGACCAAATTGATGTTCCTGCTCGGCCAGCACAAGCGCAGCGACGCGCTGCGCAGCGACTTCCAAAAATCCCTAGCCGGCGA
Coding sequences:
- a CDS encoding asparaginase, whose translation is MKKKILLIHTGGTIGMTRDDQSGVLRPDKFYAGLLKVIPEISTIADIQVEIPFVLDSAELNFQHWQKLAAIVKDHLPGTDGVVITHGTDTLAYTASALSFMLQNIPIPVILTGAQRPLEELRSDARNNLINAVELATAEIPEVAVFFDYKLMRGNRTSKNHVNFFDAFVSRNYPLLAEVGVTIEIYRANLLRRTGSFRLRERFDDSLAVLKLFPGCNSDYFQPGPAIRAVLLIAFGAGTIPLQSGNLPQRIEQWLAAGKVVVLASEARGGRIEPRFYESGQRLLAMGVISAGDMTFEAAVTKLMFLLGQHKRSDALRSDFQKSLAGELTVLQ